The following are encoded together in the Rhizoctonia solani chromosome 10, complete sequence genome:
- a CDS encoding Retrovirus-related Pol polyprotein from transposon TNT 1-94 yields MTDPSGANAGGAGSLHRIPPLRGANNYNVWRIQMEDVLTDLDLYGHADGSKLKPNSKVEVAITGRKDDEGNRLPDLEVDSDNPLYASWIKADRKALLNIRLRVDGSVLTHIQGCTTAADAWSTLEATFQVKGTVGLIDLRRRFFSHWMTDGEDIEEHIQRMRGWYQQINSISKDSCTEVDWITTLIASLPDSWDTFTQSQLLNQPVVPKPTTVCNNPVMRTGNNSISNSTLQTINALKGNVSTGAQTRSRNPNPTHVSLQQERGGVRIKLPNNVATDLPNAASMHSDSSNIDLDAYTFSTNTSSILSAPTIPSKLAYPLATPPATKLDTYLNLSKSTSTKLDTTLATPGDVEHEWAYAAKLSAPNNHPTVAEALAGPDAEEWQKAMAKEVSTFKKMDTYNLTNLPPGHKAIGNAWVFTLKRNANGTPARYKGQLVAQGFSQQPGIDFDETFAPVLNVNSAYLHAKVNKELYMQQIPYFEDGRMWNKLYNTKLKSLGYSPCLTDACVYKRMVNTEGELCISIIATHVDNSIVITSRNHTESAIAKLLHKFNMQDLGNIHHFLGIAIVQNPIIAGLNNAYPADTPISPMTQLTQYKGTKPKFNYDIAYAVAHLAQFTTCYGPAHVTAVNCVV; encoded by the exons ATGACTGACCCCTCAGGAGCAAATGCCGGCGGCGCTGGCAGTTTGCATCGGATCCCTCCCTTACGAGGAGCCAACAACTATAACGTTTGGCGTATCCAAATGGAGGACGTACTCACCGACCTCGATTTATATGGACACGCAGACGGATCGAAACTTAAACCGAACTCTAAGGTAGAAGTTGCGATCACCGGCCGTAAAGACGATGAAGGTAACCGCTTACCTGACTTGGAAGTCGACAGCGACAACCCCTTATATGCGTCTTGGATTAAAGCCGACCGCAAAGCGCTATTGAACATAAGACTAAGAGTTGACGGAAGTGTACTTACTCACATACAAGGTTGTACAACTGCCGCCGACGCCTGGTCTACGTTAGAAGCCACATTCCAAGTCAAAGGTACTGTTGGACTCATTGACTTACGGAGACGATTCTTCAGTCATTGGATGACCGATGGTGAAGACATCGAGGAACACATCCAGCGAATGCGCGGATGGTACCAACAAATAAACAGTATCAGTAAGGACTCATGCACTGAGGTCGATTGGATAACAACGCTCATTGCAAGCTTACCTGATAGCTGGGATACGTTTACGCAATCT CAATTGCTCAATCAACCTGTTGTTCCCAAACCTACCACTGTTTGCAACAATCCTGTTATGCGCACTGGTAATAATTCTATTTCTAACTCTACTCTACAAACAATCAATGCGCTCAAAGGTAACGTCTCAACCGGAGCCCAAACCCGCAGTAGGAATCCTAACCCTACTCACGTCTCCCTCCAACAAGAACGTGGCGGAGTCAGGATTAAACTCCCCAACAACGTTGCGACAG ACCTCCCCAACGCCGCAAGCATGCACTCTGACAGCTCCAACATTGATCTTGACGCATATACCTTCTCCACCAACACCTCCTCCATACTCTCCGCCCCTACCATCCCGTCCAAGCTTGCCTACCCGCTGGCAACCCCGCCAGCGACCAAACTGGACAC CTACCTCAACCTATCCAAATCAACTTCAACCAAATTGGATACCACCCTGGCAACACCCGGGGATGTGGAACACGAATGGGCCTATGCCGCCAAGCTATCCGCGCCCAACAACCACCCGACTGTTGCGGAAGCGCTTGCCGGACCGGACGCAGAGGAATGGCAAAAAGCCATGGCAAAGGAGGTTAGTacattcaagaaaatggatACATACAATCTCACCAATCTACCACCCGGACACAAGGCAATTGGAAACGCATGGGTATTCACACTCAAGCGTAACGCCAACGGCACACCAGCCCGCTACAAGGGACAACTAGTAGCCCAAGGTTTCAGCCAACAACCTGGtattgactttgatgagaCGTTTGCACCTGTA CTCAATGTTAATTCTGCGTACCTACATGCAAAAGTAAACAAAGAATTATACATGCAACAGATCCCATATTTTGAAGACG GCCGCATGTGGAACAAACTATACAATACCAAGCTCAAAAGCCTTGGATACTCGCCATGCCTTACTGACGCGTGCGTGTACAAACGCATGGTCAACACTGAGGGTGAGCTTTGCATATCCATTATTGCTACGCACGTTGACAATTCTATTGTTATTACTTCACGCAATCACACTGAATCTGCCATAGCCAAACTCTTACACAAATTCAACATGCAAGACTTAGGAAATATCCATCATTTCCTAGGCATTGCTATTGTTCAAAACC CAATCATTGCAGGACTCAACAACGCTTACCCGGCCGACACACCAATCAGTCCAATGACTCAACTCACGCAATACAAAGGTACCAAACCAAAATTCAATTATG ACATTGCTTACGCTGTTGCTCACTTAGCACAATTCACTACGTGCTACGGACCCGCACACGTGACTGCTGTCAATTGCGTGGTTTGA
- a CDS encoding pectate lyase encodes MISLTSLAIALLAAKNVAAVGSPFGYATGTTGGNSAAQAIPTSAAQLKSWLEDNVTRNILLDRTYDFTDTEGNISGKMCKSWTCSPNPQLILDTGSGCGSSASTTATYKKAGTSGIKVKSNKTIVGKGTSGWMQVKGKGLTLSNVSNVIIQNIRISDLNPQYVWGGDALYIDNSSKVWVDHNYFKNVGRQFIATGFGAAKQVTISNNYFDGQSTWSTGCDQHHYWALLFAGNGDQITFARNYMYFTAGRGPHIGGTNGYTLTLHMYNNYFNDITGHAIDADTGSKILIEGNYFNKVKTPSTGSTKGAAFAPTSSSMNSQCSGSLGRNCVSNTLAGGSGSLTNTANSGILSSFTASTVKSASIMDPAQVPSYVTSNAGLGKVN; translated from the exons ATGATCTCCCTCACCTCCTTGGCGATTGCCCTCCTTGCCGCGAAGAATGTCGCGGCTGTTGGTAGCCCCTTCGGGTACGCGACTGGTACCACCGGAGGCAACAGCGCTGCCCAGGCCATCCCTACGTCTGCTGCTCAACTTAAGAGCTG GCTAGAGGATAACGTCACCCGGAATATTCTGTTGGATCGCACGTATGACTTTACCGATACTGAG GGGAATATCAGTGGGAAAATGTGCAAGTCGTGGACTTGCTCGCCAAACCCTCAGCTCATTCTCGACACAGGAAGTGGATGTGGATCGAGTGCTTCG ACTACTGCTACCTACAAGAAGGCTGGTACCTCTGGTATCAAAGTGAAGTCTAACAAGACGATTGTTGGGAAAGGCACCTCTGGCTGGATGCAAGT CAAAGGGAAGGGCTTGACGCTGAGCAATGTTAGCAACGTGATCATCCAAAACATTCGTATCTCGGACCTCAATCCCCAATACGTTTGGGGAGGTGATGCCCTATACATTGATAACTCTAGCAAAGTCTGG GTCGACCACAACTAC TTCAAGAACGTTGGTCGCCAGTTTATCGCTACC GGCTTCGGTGCCGCAAAGCAAGTCACTATCTCTAACAACTACTTTGATGGTCAATC TACCTGGTC AACTGGATGTGATC AACATCATTACTGGGCTCTATTGTTCGCTGGCAATGGAGACCAAATCACTTTTGCTCGTAACTA CATGTATTTCACCGC TGGCCGTGGGCCCCATATTGGAGGTACTAACGGATACACTC TGACCTTGCACATGTACAACAA CTACTTCAACGACATCACTGGCCATGCAATCGATGCCGATACCGGATCCAAGATCTTGATTGAGGGCAACTACTTCAACAAG GTCAAGACACCGTCCACCGGAAGCACAAAGGGAGCTGCATTCGCACCCACATCCTCGTCCATGAACTCCCAATGCTCTGGTTCTCTGGGCCGAAACTGCGTGTCAAACACATT GGCGGGTGGGTCGGGTAGCCTCACCAATACGGCTAACAGCGGCATTCTGAGCTCTTTCACTGCG TCGACGGTAAAGAGTGCCTCGATCATGGATCCTGCCCAGGTTCCATCTTATGTTACGTCCAACGCTGGCCTCGGAAAAGTCAACTAG
- a CDS encoding Derlin-2 encodes MDDIRAELRKIPPVTRFMVLSSTAVSLPVMMHMLSGYKVVYAAKYVFGQGQIWRLWTSWFLGPSGLPFIFDMLMLYRASKELEEVLFGGHSADYAWHLLVSGVAIMGLNVPLRTLIFFRPLLHLLVYRAARSNPEAQVSLFGLISVKNIYFPFVMLGMDLINGGPPALLQSLTGVIASHIWFMLFPDPSELRSVPATSSGVQSYGGSSTYTLSGGGRATSTAAARLSAPGWRKYAVAPGWVRWLVGGIHEQGGTETRSWGTAVVPPRAGAEQGAKSTGHNWGSGQRLGSE; translated from the exons ATGGATGACATACGAGCTGAACTACGAAAAATACCTCCCGTAACGAGGTTTATGGTATTGTCTAGTACCGCCGTATCTCTTCCGGTCATGATGCATATGCTATCAGGCTACAAAGTAGTATACGCGGCAAAGTACGTATTTGGACAGGGCCAG ATATGGAGATTATGGACCTCATGGTTCTTAGGAC CAAGCGGTTTGCCTTTTATATTCGACATGTTGATGCTTTA TCGCGCATCTAAAGAGCTCGAGGAAGTCTTGTTTGGCGGGCATTCAGCTGACTATGCCTGGCATCTACTTGTATCAGGTGTCGCCATCATG GGACTCAACGTTCCTCTCCGAACGCTGATTTTCTTCCGTCCCTTATTGCACTTGTTGGTTTACCGTGCAGCACGGTCTAACCCGGAAGCTCAAGTTTCTCTATTCGGGCTTATCTCTGtcaaaaatatatattttccCTTTGTGATGCTCG GCATGGATCTGATAAACGGCGGTCCTCCAGCTCTCCTTCAGTCCCTCACTGGCGTCATTGCCTCACATATTTGGTTCATGCTCTTCCCCGATCCTAGTGAATTGCGGTCCGTTCCAGCCACCTCGTCGGGCGTTCAATCTTACGGCGGCTCCTCTACATACACTCTTTCTGGGGGCGGGAGAGCTACATCAACTGCAGCCGCAAGGTTAAGTGCACCCGGGTGGAGGAAGTATGCTGTGGCGCCAGGCTGGGTTCGTTGGTTGGTTGGAGGAATACACGAGCAAGGGGGTACTGAGACCCGGTCATGGGGAACCGCAGTTGTTCCTCCCCGCGCTGGAGCCGAACAAGGCGCCAAAAGTACTGGTCATAACTGGGGCAGCGGCCAACGGTTGGGCAGTGAATGA